The Epinephelus moara isolate mb chromosome 21, YSFRI_EMoa_1.0, whole genome shotgun sequence DNA window AGGCTCAATGGTGGTTCTTAAACATGGTCAGAGCTTAAGTCATCCTCTACCTTAAAATTGTCTTCTGATTGTGCATCGCTCATGTTCAAAAGTAGCATGAACTACCAGTGTTGTCTTATTTTTAGAAGTAGTGCAGCTTTTAAAAGTTTTGCCTTTGGTGATACCGAATCCTTCTACAACCCACTGCACCTCTGTTTTCAGAAagcaagacagaaaacaaagccCTTCATTCAACGCACTGAAGCCCCGTACAGGAAGCCAGAGGTACAGAGGCGGCCGTACAGACAGCCTGATCCACAAAGAGTCCAGAATGCAACAGCGGTCAGGAGACCGTTTCAGCTGCGACGACGGTGAGaccattttcttcttctgtacaGTCGTATGGTGTACTTGTGTGTAGCTCTCTCTGAACACAAGGAGAATTGTGGGATTGGTGTCTTTAactgtcatcacacacacatacgacTCCAAAATCTGGAGAGTAGTTCCActtcaaacatgtttaaaggaATAAAGACTGATCTAAATTTGCTACTTCGTGTGGTGCGGTGTGtaccacatcacacacacacacacacagtacacttTGATAGATCGACACTGAACACACAGCTGGATTTCaatcctgtgtttgtgttgctctcATGCAGACCACTGCCGCCTGTCCAGCAGACTCAGAGGGAAGCACGACAGGCCACGTTTCTTTTCCACAGAGGACTCAAGGTACATgttgggttgtgtgtgtgtcattgggAGTTGCTGAATGTGCTGTATATTTTGATTAAACTAAATGCGTCATACATTATCAGCATGTGTAGTATAAAACGTTTATCTCAGCTTTTTTAAGTCTTATGCTGTGTTTCAGTCAAAGTCAGAGGCCGGAATTTACCAGTTGAAATTTCCAACTTTCAACCTCCTAAAGGGGCTCTATCTATGTTCGAGTTCTGAGTTGTCTGGAACGCAGCATTAAATCTGTCTCAGACTAAATCACTCATCAATAGACCATTATGTTAATTCTTTGTATCCACTGCTCTGTGTTACAGGTACAGGCCCAGGTGCAAAAGCCAAGTCCTCGCAGTCCTCCAGTCAGAACTCGGCAGTGAGTATTCTCAGAtgtcacagagtttattttGACTCTAGTCATAAATGTCTAATTGTCTGTGTTCCTCAGTcgtatgtgcgtgtgtgatgAAAAGGAAATCGCACTGAGGATATGAATCATTTGGAGGGGAAAGAAGACcattgttttccatttttagagtcagtgtctgtgtttgcGTAATACAGTGCAGCTCCTCTGTTTGTCCACCAGGTGGCGCACATCGACAACCAGCAATGGGATCTTGACCGTTTCAATTGACAACCCCACAGCGAGGACTCAGCCTGAGTAAATGTCACAACCTTTGCACACTGGTGTCAGATCATGTTTGTTCCACACGTGCATCATTTTGTTAATACCTAGTAACAGTTGTAGTTGTGTATTTTACGATATACATAAAGACATTTGAAGATATTCACGTTGGTTTTGACCTTCACACCAAACATCACACACGAGACGCCTGCAGATGAAACTGACTGACCGTTTGACTTCCTCGTAGGCCTCCCACTGCTTGGACTCTGCATCCTCCAGCTGCCATTTCTGCTCCTGTCAAGGTGGAAACAGCGGAGAAGAAAATACCAAAAGGAGTGCCTCTGCAATTTGACATCAACAGTGTTGGAAAACCGGTGAGAGCATGCTGCTTAAATTCTACATACTTAAATCAGGATTCTTGCGAATTCTTAAACTCTTAAAAGGCATTCAAATCATTCATCTCAGAATGaggccttaattggtatta harbors:
- the LOC126383032 gene encoding UAP56-interacting factor-like, producing MNEGDFTAARGRKPAVLDKVDMSLDDIIRLNKKEQQLKRRQGPATRRPVKKKGRLTQAKGLTSRTAGAFQRGGGVPRGGASKLRNRRVPPPPVRRRGQGVITGLAARRPGALLKRVGTLNRAAINQKARQKTKPFIQRTEAPYRKPEVQRRPYRQPDPQRVQNATAVRRPFQLRRRPLPPVQQTQREARQATFLFHRGLKVQAQVQKPSPRSPPVRTRQWRTSTTSNGILTVSIDNPTARTQPEPPTAWTLHPPAAISAPVKVETAEKKIPKGVPLQFDINSVGKPQTSITLNERFRILKDRRTATAHISKGSRFVTVG